A single window of Coleofasciculus sp. FACHB-1120 DNA harbors:
- a CDS encoding isoaspartyl peptidase/L-asparaginase → MSVNQVQPKVIIHGGAGSALKSQEGADAVRKSLYKVVEEVYTLLLAGATAQAAVVHGCHLMEDDPRFNAGTGSVLQSDGQIRMSASLMDGGIQRLSGVINVSRVQHPIDLAQALQASPDRVLSDYGSAELVRELQVPIYNPMIEIRLQEWLQERSENFIKEAAGVVAEKELVDDPEAGRGTIGVVVLDGQGNLAAGTSTGGKGFERIGRVSDSAMPAGNYATAQAAISCTGIGEDIIDECLAARIVVRVTDGLSLADAFERSFTEARGRQRDFGAIGIDATGAIAFGKTSEVLLAAFHTGEQMGDTLEWTGDTLSGFIG, encoded by the coding sequence ATGTCAGTAAATCAGGTGCAACCCAAGGTGATTATTCACGGTGGTGCCGGTAGCGCCCTCAAAAGTCAAGAGGGGGCTGACGCAGTCCGCAAGTCACTCTACAAAGTAGTGGAAGAAGTTTATACCCTGCTGTTGGCAGGAGCAACTGCCCAAGCAGCAGTGGTGCATGGTTGCCACTTGATGGAAGACGATCCCCGCTTTAATGCGGGAACGGGTTCGGTACTGCAATCAGATGGTCAAATTCGCATGAGTGCCTCGCTGATGGATGGGGGAATTCAGCGATTGAGCGGCGTGATTAATGTATCGCGCGTTCAACATCCCATTGACCTAGCTCAAGCTTTACAAGCTTCTCCCGATCGCGTGCTATCAGATTACGGGTCGGCAGAACTCGTGCGGGAATTGCAAGTTCCGATTTACAATCCAATGATCGAGATTCGCTTGCAAGAGTGGCTGCAAGAGCGGAGCGAGAATTTTATTAAAGAAGCCGCTGGGGTTGTGGCTGAAAAAGAGCTGGTGGATGACCCAGAAGCTGGACGCGGCACGATTGGAGTGGTGGTTCTGGATGGTCAGGGAAATTTAGCCGCAGGCACTTCGACGGGAGGCAAGGGTTTTGAGCGGATTGGTCGAGTCAGCGATTCGGCAATGCCTGCGGGGAATTACGCGACTGCTCAAGCGGCGATTAGCTGTACGGGGATTGGAGAAGACATTATTGATGAATGTCTGGCGGCGCGGATTGTGGTGCGGGTGACGGATGGTTTGTCTCTAGCAGATGCTTTTGAGCGTTCCTTTACTGAAGCGCGTGGGCGTCAGCGGGATTTTGGGGCGATTGGGATTGATGCAACTGGAGCGATCGCATTTGGGAAAACGAGCGAAGTCCTCCTCGCCGCTTTTCACACTGGCGAACAGATGGGGGACACCTTGGAATGGACGGGTGACACCCTATCTGGCTTCATTGGTTAG
- a CDS encoding two-component system response regulator has protein sequence MLNLSTAAAASQTNSSSVSFLDSELPKILVVDDHPSSRMTAVALLSVEGYEVLEAESGPDALKRVVECNPDLILLDVMMPGMDGFEVCRKLKQDEQTRLIPVVFITALNDRRSRILGIEAGGDDFLTKPFDRLELSARVRSLVQQKRLNEDLDHAEQVLFSIARSVESRDPVTGDHCGRLVDMGKAFGEFLNLSRNEVRDLMWGGYLHDIGKVGIPDAVLLKTGKLNDEEWVIMKQHVLIGEKICKPLRTMRGVIPIIRNHHERWDGTGYPDGLAKEEIPFLAQVFQIIDIYDALTSERPYKRAFTPAEALEIFAEETAKGWRNPQLVEKFTEFIQSVPLAETLPEAV, from the coding sequence ATGCTCAATTTATCAACTGCTGCTGCTGCTTCTCAAACAAACTCTTCTTCAGTGAGCTTTCTAGATTCGGAGTTGCCCAAAATTCTGGTGGTTGACGATCATCCCTCCAGCCGCATGACGGCGGTAGCACTCCTGTCGGTAGAAGGGTACGAAGTTTTGGAGGCAGAAAGTGGGCCAGATGCATTGAAGCGTGTCGTCGAGTGCAATCCAGATTTAATTCTGCTGGATGTAATGATGCCGGGTATGGATGGGTTTGAGGTATGTCGGAAGCTAAAACAAGACGAACAAACCCGCCTGATTCCGGTTGTTTTCATCACAGCGCTCAATGACCGGCGATCGCGCATTCTGGGTATTGAGGCAGGTGGAGATGATTTTCTGACCAAACCCTTCGATCGCTTAGAACTCTCTGCCAGAGTCCGGTCTCTTGTCCAGCAAAAGCGCTTGAATGAAGACTTGGATCACGCCGAACAAGTCCTATTCTCGATCGCCCGCAGTGTTGAAAGCCGCGATCCCGTGACTGGCGATCACTGTGGAAGACTGGTGGATATGGGGAAAGCTTTTGGTGAATTTCTGAATCTTTCTCGCAACGAAGTTCGAGATTTGATGTGGGGAGGTTATCTCCATGACATTGGTAAAGTAGGGATTCCCGACGCCGTGCTGCTCAAAACTGGGAAACTCAATGACGAAGAATGGGTAATTATGAAGCAGCACGTTCTGATTGGTGAGAAAATTTGTAAGCCCCTGCGAACCATGCGGGGCGTCATTCCGATTATTCGTAATCACCATGAACGCTGGGATGGAACGGGTTATCCCGATGGTTTGGCTAAAGAGGAGATTCCCTTTCTGGCCCAGGTTTTTCAAATTATTGATATTTACGATGCCCTGACAAGCGAACGTCCCTACAAACGCGCGTTTACACCGGCAGAAGCCTTAGAAATTTTTGCAGAAGAAACGGCAAAAGGTTGGAGAAATCCTCAATTAGTAGAGAAGTTTACTGAGTTTATTCAATCAGTTCCCCTCGCTGAAACGCTGCCAGAAGCCGTGTAG
- the obgE gene encoding GTPase ObgE, with the protein MQFIDQVEVEVEAGKGGDGIVAFRREKYVPAGGPSGGNGGRGGSLILEVVENLQTLLDFKYAHRFKAEDGARGGPNNRTGAAGRDRVIHVPRGTMVYDAETDELLSDLVETGQTFCVAQGGKGGLGNQHFLSNRNRAPDYALDGLPGEKRQLRLELKLLAEVGIIGLPNAGKSTLISAISAARPKVADYPFTTLVPNLGVVRKPSGDGTVFADIPGLIEGAHTGAGLGHDFLRHIERTRLLLHLIDATSEDPISAYQTIQQELHSYGRGLADRPQIVALSKVDATDPDNDVEAIAQQLRQLSHAPVFLISAVARIGLDQLLQEVWQTLAQLDEVAAINH; encoded by the coding sequence ATGCAATTTATCGATCAGGTAGAAGTAGAAGTTGAGGCGGGAAAAGGCGGCGATGGAATTGTCGCTTTCCGACGAGAAAAATATGTGCCAGCTGGGGGGCCATCCGGAGGGAATGGAGGTCGCGGTGGTTCGCTGATTCTAGAGGTGGTTGAGAATTTGCAAACCTTGCTGGACTTTAAGTATGCCCATCGTTTCAAGGCTGAGGATGGGGCGCGGGGAGGACCAAATAATCGCACGGGTGCCGCAGGGCGCGATCGCGTGATTCATGTTCCCCGTGGCACGATGGTTTATGATGCCGAAACGGATGAGTTGCTGAGCGATTTGGTCGAAACCGGGCAAACTTTCTGTGTGGCTCAGGGTGGCAAGGGAGGACTGGGAAATCAGCACTTCCTGAGCAATCGCAATCGAGCGCCGGATTATGCTTTAGATGGGTTGCCGGGTGAAAAACGGCAGTTGCGTTTGGAATTGAAGCTCTTAGCTGAGGTGGGGATCATTGGTTTACCCAATGCCGGTAAGTCTACGCTAATTTCGGCGATTTCAGCGGCACGACCGAAGGTTGCAGATTATCCTTTTACAACGTTGGTGCCGAATTTGGGTGTGGTACGCAAACCCAGCGGTGACGGTACTGTATTTGCGGATATTCCTGGTTTAATTGAGGGTGCCCATACGGGTGCCGGGTTGGGACACGACTTTTTGCGTCATATCGAGCGCACCCGATTACTGCTGCACTTGATTGATGCGACCAGCGAAGATCCAATTAGCGCGTATCAAACGATACAGCAGGAGTTGCACTCTTACGGTCGAGGGCTGGCAGATCGTCCGCAAATTGTGGCGCTGAGCAAGGTGGATGCGACCGATCCAGATAATGATGTGGAAGCGATCGCGCAACAGCTTCGTCAGTTAAGCCATGCGCCAGTTTTCCTGATTTCAGCGGTCGCCCGCATTGGACTAGATCAATTGTTGCAGGAAGTTTGGCAGACTCTTGCTCAACTGGATGAAGTAGCAGCCATTAATCATTAG
- a CDS encoding RNA methyltransferase codes for MDENRLARVRIVLVEPAGPLNVGSVARAMKNMGLRQLVLVNPQCDRLSKEATDMAVHALDVLESAQVVATIPEALQGCVKAIATTTRPRTLETPLENPRIALPWLLEEPLPSALLFGPEDRGLSNVELNYAQRFVRITTNPEYPSLNLAQAVGICCYELYQNWSALSSQPQITGNQRYENGSAVPVPTDNPQLTIDPASLEVLDGYYQQMEAVLLKMGYLYPHTASRRMEKFRRLFNRANPSKAEVAMLRGIFSQMDWALQFLPDSVTNESEQQDAP; via the coding sequence ATGGATGAGAATAGATTAGCCAGGGTGCGGATTGTATTAGTAGAGCCAGCAGGCCCGCTGAACGTAGGTTCTGTGGCTCGCGCGATGAAAAATATGGGATTGCGGCAGTTGGTGCTGGTGAATCCCCAATGCGATCGCCTCTCGAAAGAAGCAACAGATATGGCAGTTCATGCCCTAGACGTACTGGAATCGGCTCAGGTAGTCGCGACGATCCCAGAAGCATTACAAGGGTGCGTGAAAGCGATCGCCACCACGACCCGCCCTCGAACCTTAGAAACGCCGCTAGAAAATCCCAGAATCGCTTTACCTTGGTTGCTGGAAGAACCGCTGCCATCAGCATTGCTCTTTGGCCCAGAAGATCGAGGGTTAAGTAATGTGGAATTAAACTATGCTCAGCGATTTGTACGCATTACCACTAATCCGGAGTATCCTTCATTAAATCTGGCTCAAGCAGTTGGCATTTGTTGTTACGAGCTTTACCAAAATTGGTCAGCCCTCAGCAGTCAGCCGCAAATCACTGGCAATCAACGGTACGAGAACGGTAGTGCCGTGCCCGTACCAACGGACAACCCCCAACTGACAATTGACCCTGCCTCATTAGAAGTTTTGGATGGGTATTATCAACAGATGGAAGCCGTGTTATTAAAAATGGGTTATCTCTATCCCCACACTGCCAGCAGGCGAATGGAAAAATTTCGGCGTCTGTTCAACCGAGCCAATCCCTCCAAAGCAGAAGTGGCAATGCTCCGAGGCATTTTCAGCCAGATGGACTGGGCGCTACAATTTCTGCCAGATTCTGTTACGAATGAATCAGAACAGCAAGACGCACCATAA
- a CDS encoding DUF2256 domain-containing protein, with the protein MKRVRSKSDLPSKICPVCQRPFTWRKKWADCWDDVKYCSERCRRRRTQAN; encoded by the coding sequence ATGAAGCGTGTTCGCTCCAAGTCCGACTTACCCAGCAAAATTTGCCCGGTATGTCAGCGTCCCTTCACCTGGCGCAAAAAATGGGCCGATTGTTGGGATGATGTGAAATACTGTTCGGAGCGCTGTCGCCGCCGTCGCACCCAAGCCAATTAG
- a CDS encoding MnmC family methyltransferase, with translation MQDMGIFTPQLTADGSFTFFSEEFGETFHSQQGAKKEAELKFVEPTQLRQKAQQPTLHLLDICYGLGYNTAAALETIWKVNPNCRVEWRGLELDVAVPKAAIAHHLLNHWNPEHAQIFHQLATSGKIQTERLNAQLILGDARATIQQIYYSNFRADAIFLDPFSPPRCPQLWTVEFLSWVAKCLKPDGRLATYSCAAAVRAALIAAGLQIGATFPVGRRSPGTVASFTTLDLVALSLQEQEHLHTKAAIPYCDPNLCDPADAILQRRQIAQQASALEPTSHWKKRWYFHPDSEFHRSSRIGL, from the coding sequence ATGCAAGATATGGGCATCTTTACACCCCAACTTACCGCTGATGGCTCATTCACCTTCTTTTCAGAAGAGTTTGGTGAAACTTTTCATAGTCAGCAGGGTGCGAAGAAGGAAGCCGAACTTAAGTTTGTCGAACCGACTCAACTTAGGCAGAAAGCACAGCAACCAACATTACATTTGTTAGATATTTGCTATGGTCTGGGCTACAACACCGCAGCGGCTTTGGAAACGATTTGGAAAGTGAATCCGAATTGCCGAGTCGAGTGGAGGGGGCTGGAATTAGATGTAGCGGTGCCGAAAGCAGCGATCGCGCATCATCTCTTGAACCACTGGAACCCAGAACACGCTCAAATTTTCCACCAGCTAGCCACTTCTGGCAAAATTCAGACCGAACGCCTGAATGCTCAGCTAATTCTGGGGGATGCCAGAGCCACAATTCAGCAGATATACTACTCAAACTTCCGGGCAGATGCGATTTTTCTCGATCCTTTTTCACCCCCCCGATGTCCGCAATTGTGGACGGTGGAGTTCTTGAGCTGGGTTGCCAAGTGCTTAAAACCCGATGGGAGACTTGCCACTTATTCTTGTGCAGCGGCGGTGCGGGCTGCTCTAATCGCGGCTGGGTTGCAAATTGGCGCGACATTCCCTGTGGGAAGGCGATCGCCTGGAACGGTCGCTAGTTTTACGACCCTAGATTTAGTGGCGCTTTCATTACAAGAACAAGAGCATTTGCACACCAAAGCTGCCATTCCCTACTGTGACCCTAATCTGTGTGACCCTGCTGATGCGATTTTGCAGCGTCGTCAAATCGCTCAACAAGCCAGTGCTTTAGAGCCAACCTCTCATTGGAAAAAGCGTTGGTATTTCCATCCCGACTCGGAATTCCATCGCTCCAGCAGAATCGGGCTTTAG
- a CDS encoding class I SAM-dependent methyltransferase → MDIFDKEKKFHDQWASTIDVDGIKVKDYFEACTAPENRFILRKLGDIRGKKLLDLGCGAGENSVYFAKKGALCVASDYSPGMVEVALQLAEKNGVEIEGRTMNAIALDCPDNSFDIVYASNLLHHLPNPKLAIREMHRVLKPGGKACFWDPLKHNPVINVYRRIATKVRTEDETPLDINIVDFVKSQFLETSYDTFWLATLWIFLRFYLIEKIDPNKERYWKKIIIEHERLAPSYQRLEKLDAGFKKIPLMKRFAWNLAVVATK, encoded by the coding sequence ATGGATATTTTTGACAAAGAGAAAAAATTCCACGATCAATGGGCATCCACCATTGATGTAGATGGAATCAAAGTTAAAGATTATTTTGAAGCTTGTACTGCCCCTGAAAATCGTTTCATCCTCAGAAAACTGGGAGATATCAGAGGCAAAAAGCTTCTCGATTTAGGGTGTGGTGCTGGGGAAAATAGCGTTTATTTTGCTAAAAAAGGGGCGCTGTGCGTAGCATCTGACTACTCTCCCGGCATGGTGGAAGTTGCGCTGCAACTGGCAGAGAAAAACGGCGTCGAGATTGAGGGGCGAACCATGAATGCGATCGCTCTCGATTGCCCCGATAATAGTTTCGATATTGTCTACGCCTCGAATTTGTTGCACCATTTACCCAATCCGAAACTTGCCATTCGGGAAATGCACCGGGTACTTAAACCTGGTGGAAAAGCTTGTTTCTGGGACCCCCTGAAACACAATCCAGTCATTAACGTGTACCGGCGGATTGCGACGAAAGTGCGAACTGAAGATGAAACGCCGCTAGATATTAATATTGTCGATTTTGTAAAATCCCAGTTTTTAGAAACGTCTTACGATACGTTTTGGTTAGCAACGCTGTGGATTTTCTTGCGCTTTTATTTGATAGAAAAAATCGATCCCAATAAAGAGCGTTACTGGAAGAAAATTATTATTGAACATGAAAGATTGGCACCGAGTTACCAACGGTTAGAGAAGCTGGATGCCGGTTTTAAAAAGATTCCTTTAATGAAGCGTTTTGCCTGGAATCTTGCTGTAGTCGCAACGAAATGA
- a CDS encoding sulfurtransferase, translating to MTDTPFVVSAQWLSEHLNLSAAAPEPSQVIVVDCRFSLANPELGHQQYLTSHIPGAHYLDLNKDLSAPAGQHGGRHPLPNPDELANKLAAIGVNCQETLVVAYDDSRFAFAARLWWLLRYLGHDRVALLDGGFSGWQAAEYPVTDVLPTPHRGKFVPQVRQDWVVDIETVKARKDLPGVVLVDSRESDRFSGEQEPIDPIAGHIPGAVNYPWQEVSTSQSYLRPMTEQRARWVGLEQAEEVLVYCGSGVTACVNLLSLEIAGVHTGKLYAGSWSDWCSYL from the coding sequence ATGACCGATACCCCTTTTGTCGTTTCCGCCCAGTGGCTTTCCGAACACCTGAACCTTAGCGCAGCGGCTCCGGAGCCTTCGCAAGTTATCGTTGTGGACTGTCGCTTTTCCCTCGCCAATCCGGAATTAGGACACCAACAGTATCTCACCAGTCACATTCCCGGTGCCCACTATCTGGATCTCAACAAAGACCTTTCTGCACCCGCCGGACAGCACGGGGGAAGGCATCCATTGCCCAATCCCGATGAATTAGCCAATAAGTTAGCAGCCATTGGGGTAAATTGTCAGGAAACCTTGGTTGTCGCCTATGATGATTCCCGATTTGCCTTTGCTGCACGTCTCTGGTGGCTGCTGCGTTACCTAGGGCATGATCGCGTGGCTTTGCTAGATGGCGGCTTTTCCGGATGGCAGGCAGCGGAATATCCGGTTACAGACGTTCTGCCAACGCCACACAGAGGCAAGTTTGTGCCTCAGGTGCGACAAGACTGGGTAGTCGATATTGAAACCGTCAAAGCCAGAAAAGACTTGCCTGGAGTGGTATTGGTAGATTCGCGGGAAAGCGATCGCTTTTCTGGCGAACAAGAACCCATCGACCCGATTGCTGGTCATATCCCCGGAGCCGTAAACTATCCTTGGCAGGAAGTATCAACTAGTCAATCTTACCTACGACCGATGACGGAACAACGCGCACGATGGGTAGGCTTAGAGCAAGCCGAGGAGGTTTTAGTCTACTGCGGTTCTGGCGTTACTGCCTGCGTGAATCTGTTGTCTTTAGAAATAGCGGGAGTTCACACTGGCAAGCTATATGCTGGTAGTTGGAGTGATTGGTGTTCCTACCTGTAA
- a CDS encoding NYN domain-containing protein: MAFLMNRLSIFVDGNNMFYAQQKNGWFFDPRRVLEYFRKEQPDTNLINAFWYTGLKDPQDQRGFRDALISLGYTVRTKILKEYYDDTSGRYSQKANLDIEIVVDMFNTVEQYDRVVLFSGDGDFERAIELLRSKNTHITVVSTEGMIARELRNATDRYIDLNEIREFIEKTEY; the protein is encoded by the coding sequence ATGGCTTTCTTAATGAACCGTCTTTCTATTTTTGTAGACGGGAACAATATGTTCTACGCTCAACAAAAAAATGGTTGGTTTTTCGATCCTAGACGAGTATTGGAATACTTCAGAAAGGAACAACCCGATACAAATCTCATCAATGCTTTCTGGTACACCGGGCTAAAAGATCCGCAGGATCAGCGGGGATTTCGAGACGCACTAATTAGTTTGGGATACACCGTCCGTACAAAAATTCTTAAAGAGTATTACGATGACACTTCCGGTCGCTATTCACAAAAGGCGAACTTAGATATTGAAATTGTTGTCGATATGTTTAATACAGTAGAGCAGTACGACCGGGTAGTTTTATTCAGTGGAGATGGCGATTTTGAACGAGCCATCGAACTGTTACGTTCTAAAAATACGCATATTACAGTAGTTTCCACAGAAGGAATGATAGCGAGAGAGCTGAGAAACGCCACAGACCGTTATATCGACCTGAACGAAATTCGGGAATTTATTGAAAAGACTGAATATTAG
- a CDS encoding 2-isopropylmalate synthase yields MKVEPNQDRIIIFDTTLRDGEQCPGATLNVDEKLSIARQLARLGVDVIEAGFAYASPGDFEAVQKIAKTVGTEDGPVICSLARAIKADIEAAAESLKPAVKGRIHTFISTSDIHLEYQLRKTRPEVLAIAEEMVAYAKSFMDDVEFSPMDAARSDPEFLYQVLERTIAAGAKTVNIPDTVGYMTPSEFGNLIKGIKENVPNIDQAIISVHGHNDLGLAVANFLEAVKNGARQLECTINGIGERAGNASLEELVMALHVRRQYYNPFLGRPEESEEPLTNIDTKQIYKTSRLVSNLTGMLVQPNKAIVGANAFAHESGIHQDGVLKNKLTYEIMDAQSIGLTDNQIVLGKHSGRHAFSARLKELGFELSESELNKAFLKFKDLADKKKEITDWDLEAIANDEIQQAPELFRLELVQVSCGSNSQPTATVTLRTPAGEELTDAAIGTGPVDAVYKAINRVVNVPNQLIEFSVQSVTAGIDAIGEVTIRLRHQDRVFSGHAANTDIIVASAQAYVNALNRLYVVLEKEETRSAVISQKV; encoded by the coding sequence ATGAAAGTCGAACCTAACCAAGACCGGATCATTATTTTCGATACGACCCTTCGAGATGGGGAACAGTGCCCCGGCGCAACTCTAAACGTAGACGAAAAGCTGAGCATTGCTCGACAATTGGCTCGTTTGGGTGTGGATGTAATCGAAGCGGGTTTCGCTTATGCTAGCCCAGGAGATTTCGAGGCAGTTCAGAAAATTGCCAAGACAGTAGGGACAGAAGACGGTCCCGTTATCTGTAGTTTGGCAAGGGCGATCAAAGCAGATATTGAGGCCGCCGCAGAATCGCTAAAACCGGCAGTAAAGGGTCGGATTCACACCTTTATTTCGACCTCTGATATTCACTTAGAATATCAGCTCAGAAAGACACGGCCTGAAGTGTTAGCGATCGCAGAAGAAATGGTCGCCTACGCTAAATCCTTCATGGACGATGTAGAATTCTCCCCAATGGATGCCGCTCGCTCCGATCCAGAGTTCCTCTACCAAGTGCTAGAGCGGACGATTGCAGCGGGTGCCAAAACGGTCAATATTCCCGATACCGTCGGTTACATGACTCCCAGCGAGTTTGGTAACTTAATTAAGGGAATTAAAGAGAACGTGCCGAATATTGACCAAGCCATTATTTCCGTACACGGTCATAATGACTTAGGCTTGGCAGTTGCGAATTTCTTGGAAGCCGTGAAAAATGGCGCACGCCAGCTAGAATGCACCATCAACGGCATTGGCGAAAGAGCAGGGAATGCTTCACTGGAAGAATTGGTGATGGCACTCCATGTCCGGCGTCAGTATTACAATCCATTTTTAGGACGCCCTGAGGAGTCAGAAGAACCCCTCACGAATATTGACACAAAGCAGATTTACAAGACTTCCCGGTTAGTTTCCAACTTAACAGGGATGTTGGTGCAGCCGAATAAAGCAATTGTGGGCGCAAATGCTTTTGCACACGAGTCTGGCATTCACCAAGATGGGGTGCTGAAAAACAAGCTCACCTACGAAATCATGGATGCCCAATCTATCGGTTTAACCGATAATCAGATTGTACTGGGCAAACATTCCGGTCGTCATGCCTTCAGCGCTCGGCTGAAAGAATTGGGGTTTGAACTATCAGAAAGCGAGTTAAATAAAGCCTTTCTGAAGTTTAAAGACTTAGCGGATAAAAAGAAAGAAATCACCGATTGGGATTTGGAAGCGATCGCCAACGATGAAATCCAACAAGCCCCAGAACTTTTCCGCCTAGAATTGGTGCAAGTCTCTTGCGGCAGCAACTCCCAGCCCACCGCAACCGTTACACTTCGCACTCCCGCAGGCGAAGAACTAACAGACGCCGCCATTGGTACGGGACCCGTAGATGCCGTTTATAAAGCAATCAACCGCGTCGTCAACGTCCCCAACCAACTGATTGAATTTTCCGTTCAATCAGTAACGGCTGGAATTGACGCCATCGGAGAAGTCACGATTCGCCTACGGCACCAAGATCGAGTATTTTCCGGTCATGCTGCCAACACCGATATCATCGTCGCCTCCGCCCAAGCCTATGTCAACGCCCTGAATCGGTTGTATGTTGTCTTGGAAAAAGAAGAGACGCGATCGGCCGTAATCTCCCAAAAAGTATAA
- the glmU gene encoding bifunctional UDP-N-acetylglucosamine diphosphorylase/glucosamine-1-phosphate N-acetyltransferase GlmU: MVAVAILAAGRGTRMKSNLPKVLHSLGGRSLVERVLHSLSEVEPSRCHIIVGYQGDRIIDALGEVIDRLPPLPTLEFVEQTQQLGTGHAVQQLLPHLEGFTGDLLVLNGDVPLLRSQTLKNLLQTHREHQNIATLLTAQMPNPKGYGRVFCNGQNLVKEIVEDRDCTPAQKQNRRINAGVYCFNWPQLEKVLPQLVANNDQQEYYLTDAVKFMEPVMAVDVEDYQEILGINDRKQLSNAYEILQERVKDAWMAAGVTLVSPDTITIDDTVQLQPDVVIEPQTHLRGNTAIASGSCIGPGSLIENSQIGENVTVVYSVVTDSVVKNGTRIGPYAHLRGHVEVGESCRIGNFVELKNSTLGDRTNAAHLSYLGDATLGNKVNIGAGTITANYDGVKKHRTKIGDRTKTGSNSVLVAPVTLGEDVTVAAGSVVTKDVLDDSLVIARARQIVRKGWRLKPQSEESPS, encoded by the coding sequence ATGGTAGCAGTAGCAATTCTTGCAGCAGGACGGGGGACACGGATGAAATCGAATCTGCCCAAGGTCCTACATTCCTTGGGAGGGCGATCGCTCGTCGAACGGGTTCTCCATAGTCTGTCTGAAGTCGAACCATCAAGGTGCCACATCATCGTTGGATATCAAGGCGATCGCATCATAGACGCCTTGGGAGAGGTCATCGATCGATTACCTCCACTTCCCACTCTGGAGTTTGTCGAACAAACCCAGCAGTTGGGCACGGGTCATGCCGTCCAGCAATTACTCCCCCATCTGGAAGGCTTCACCGGCGATTTGCTGGTTTTAAATGGGGATGTCCCGTTATTGCGATCGCAAACGCTTAAAAATCTGCTGCAAACTCACCGAGAGCATCAGAACATTGCGACCCTCCTCACCGCCCAAATGCCCAACCCCAAAGGCTATGGGCGGGTTTTTTGTAATGGTCAAAATCTAGTTAAAGAGATTGTAGAAGACCGGGACTGCACGCCTGCTCAAAAGCAAAATCGCCGGATTAACGCAGGGGTTTACTGCTTCAATTGGCCGCAACTGGAAAAAGTATTGCCACAACTGGTAGCGAACAACGATCAGCAGGAATACTATCTGACTGATGCGGTTAAATTCATGGAGCCGGTGATGGCTGTGGATGTGGAGGATTACCAGGAAATCCTGGGAATCAACGACCGTAAACAACTTAGCAATGCTTACGAAATTTTACAAGAGCGGGTCAAGGATGCCTGGATGGCGGCGGGTGTGACTTTAGTGAGTCCAGACACAATCACCATTGATGACACGGTACAGTTGCAACCGGATGTGGTGATCGAACCGCAAACTCATCTGCGGGGAAATACCGCGATCGCATCTGGGAGTTGCATTGGCCCTGGTAGCTTGATTGAAAATAGCCAGATTGGGGAAAATGTCACGGTAGTTTATTCCGTGGTGACTGACAGTGTGGTTAAAAATGGTACGCGGATTGGCCCCTACGCCCATTTACGCGGTCATGTAGAAGTCGGGGAATCTTGCCGCATCGGAAATTTTGTGGAACTGAAAAATAGCACTTTGGGCGATCGCACGAATGCTGCCCACCTGTCCTATTTAGGCGATGCTACTTTAGGGAATAAAGTGAATATTGGGGCAGGGACAATTACTGCTAATTATGACGGCGTGAAGAAGCATCGTACCAAAATCGGCGATCGCACGAAAACCGGCTCCAACAGTGTTCTGGTTGCGCCGGTGACACTGGGAGAAGACGTAACGGTTGCAGCCGGGTCTGTGGTCACGAAAGACGTTCTAGATGATTCTTTGGTAATCGCCCGTGCCCGTCAAATCGTCAGAAAGGGCTGGCGGTTAAAACCTCAATCGGAAGAATCACCCAGTTAA